From Rhinopithecus roxellana isolate Shanxi Qingling chromosome 17, ASM756505v1, whole genome shotgun sequence, one genomic window encodes:
- the MTLN gene encoding LOW QUALITY PROTEIN: mitoregulin (The sequence of the model RefSeq protein was modified relative to this genomic sequence to represent the inferred CDS: inserted 1 base in 1 codon; deleted 2 bases in 1 codon): MLTNVVRPQQEMLWGFRKXEGGVVQRLGKSSVEGEADGTISEFQEDQRLAGCAGRAAAVASFLPCAPHLNARRLLTPPPRRRPRCTPAIAMAEVSERTLQLSVLVAFASGVLLGWQANRLRRRYLDWRKRRLQDKLAATQKKLDLA, translated from the exons ATGTTAACTAATGTTGTAAGGCCTCAACAAGAAATGTTGTGGGGGTTCAGGA GGGAAGGTGGGGTCGTCCAAAGGTTGGGAAAATCTTCAGTTGAAGGCGAGGCAGATGGGACTATTAGTGAATTTCAAGAGGACCAACGCCTTGCCGGCTGCGCGGGGCGTGCC GCCGCCGTGGCCTCATTTTTGCCCTGCGCCCCACACTTGAACGCGCGGCGCCTTTTGACCCCGCCGCCGCGCCGTAGACCGCGCTGCACGCCGGCGATCGCCATGGCGGAGGTGTCGGAGAGGACGCTGCAGTTGTCCGTGCTAGTAGCCTTCGCCTCTGGAGTACTCTTGGGCTGGCAGGCGAACCGACTGCGGAGGCGCTACTTGGACTGGAGGAAACGGAGGCTGCAGGACAAGCTGGCGGCGACGCAGAAGAAGCTGGACCTGGCCTGA